One window from the genome of Halomicrobium zhouii encodes:
- a CDS encoding 30S ribosomal protein S8e translates to MKDHGRSTRKRTGGRLRPFRKKKKYELGNESTETQVGEQKLKVVDTQGNTTKFRAVTTDVASVADGGEVVEATIDNVAENPSNPNYARRNIITKGAVLETSEGRARVTSRPGQDGQVNAVAVE, encoded by the coding sequence ATGAAAGACCACGGACGCTCGACGCGGAAGCGAACAGGTGGGCGACTGCGACCGTTCCGAAAGAAGAAGAAGTACGAACTCGGCAACGAATCCACGGAGACGCAGGTCGGCGAACAGAAGCTGAAGGTCGTCGACACGCAGGGGAACACGACCAAGTTCCGCGCCGTCACCACCGACGTCGCGAGCGTCGCCGACGGCGGCGAAGTGGTCGAGGCCACCATCGACAACGTCGCGGAGAACCCCTCGAACCCCAACTACGCGCGGCGAAACATCATCACCAAGGGCGCGGTGCTGGAGACGAGCGAAGGGCGCGCCCGTGTGACCTCGCGACCGGGCCAGGACGGACAGGTCAACGCCGTCGCGGTCGAATAG
- a CDS encoding DUF2240 family protein: MSLRTAVAAPFRTRGSDRMGESEFVVALSLDRDWFSPDQAKRLVDVAASEGLLERDGDELVVEFAADEVQIPEGFVPKEDVLRERSTFERVLDAVVETGIEKQEAVAEINRLQSTLGVTLEAAAVVYARRRGVDVAEFAERARGDL, translated from the coding sequence ATGAGTTTGCGCACCGCTGTCGCCGCGCCGTTCCGGACGCGGGGCAGCGACCGCATGGGGGAAAGCGAGTTCGTGGTGGCGCTGTCGCTGGACCGGGACTGGTTCTCGCCCGACCAGGCCAAGCGTCTCGTCGACGTCGCGGCGAGCGAGGGGTTGCTGGAACGCGACGGCGACGAACTCGTGGTCGAGTTCGCGGCCGACGAGGTGCAGATTCCGGAGGGTTTCGTCCCCAAGGAGGACGTCCTGCGGGAGCGCTCGACGTTCGAGCGCGTGCTCGACGCCGTCGTCGAGACGGGCATCGAGAAACAGGAGGCGGTGGCGGAGATCAACCGCCTCCAGAGCACACTCGGCGTGACGCTGGAGGCCGCGGCGGTCGTCTACGCCCGGCGACGCGGCGTCGACGTGGCGGAGTTCGCCGAGCGCGCGCGAGGTGACCTCTGA
- the pyrF gene encoding orotidine-5'-phosphate decarboxylase: MHFFARLGERIEAVDSVVSVGLDPDPDRLPPSVADADLPRWSFNRRIIDATHEYAACYKPNAAFYEDADGWRALEETIAYAHGKDVPVLLDAKRGDIGNTARQYAEILDMADAITANPYMGQDSLAPFLQRTDKGVFVLCRTSNPGGSDLQDLELDDGGTLYERVAGLAAGWNEYGNVGLVVGATNPDELEEIREIVPDIPFLVPGVGAQGGDAEAAVEFGLADGVGLVNSSRGIIFAGENGARGGEPPEEEYFGAAGRAAKRLKRRLNEFR; encoded by the coding sequence ATGCACTTCTTCGCGCGGCTGGGCGAGCGGATCGAGGCGGTCGACAGCGTCGTCTCGGTCGGCCTCGACCCCGACCCGGACCGGCTCCCGCCGAGCGTCGCCGACGCGGACCTCCCGCGCTGGTCGTTCAACCGCCGAATCATCGACGCCACCCACGAATACGCGGCCTGTTACAAGCCCAACGCGGCGTTCTACGAGGACGCGGACGGCTGGCGCGCCCTTGAGGAGACCATCGCGTACGCGCACGGGAAGGACGTCCCCGTCCTCCTCGACGCCAAGCGCGGCGACATCGGCAACACTGCACGTCAGTACGCGGAGATTCTCGATATGGCCGACGCCATCACCGCGAACCCCTACATGGGCCAGGACTCGCTCGCGCCTTTTCTCCAGCGGACCGACAAAGGCGTGTTCGTCCTCTGTCGGACCTCGAACCCCGGCGGGTCGGACCTGCAGGACCTGGAACTCGACGACGGTGGGACGCTGTACGAGCGCGTGGCGGGGCTCGCCGCCGGCTGGAACGAGTACGGCAACGTCGGCCTCGTCGTCGGCGCGACGAACCCCGACGAACTCGAAGAGATACGCGAAATCGTGCCCGACATCCCGTTCCTCGTCCCCGGCGTCGGCGCCCAGGGTGGCGACGCGGAAGCCGCCGTCGAGTTCGGCCTCGCCGACGGCGTCGGCCTGGTCAACTCCTCACGGGGCATCATCTTCGCCGGCGAGAACGGGGCTCGCGGCGGCGAACCGCCGGAGGAGGAGTACTTCGGCGCTGCGGGTCGCGCGGCGAAGCGACTCAAGCGGCGACTCAACGAGTTCCGGTAG